In a genomic window of Magnolia sinica isolate HGM2019 chromosome 16, MsV1, whole genome shotgun sequence:
- the LOC131229538 gene encoding uncharacterized protein LOC131229538: MVLTWSIVIGVCYLKNLVIFASVKYYLEESTCIASISSDEYFDSVALLCDLETGNTTESVPNMLIAGLMSLHLRDHIRWFYNHHLQILSSLEEHFGTCGEIARISAPKDYDTGASKGSGSL; this comes from the exons ATGGTCTTGACATGGTCCATCGTGATTGGAGTTTGCTATCTAAAGAACTTGGTGATTTTTGCCTCAGTCAAATACTATCTGGAGG AAAGCACCTGCATTGCATCAATCAGTTCAGATGAGTACTTCGATTCAGTGGCCCTGTTGTGTGATCTGGAGACTGGAAATACGACTGAAAGTGTCCCAAACATGCTGATTGCAGGTTTAATGTCTTTGCATCTCAGGGATCACATCAGATGGTTTTACAACCACCACCTTCAA ATCCTCAGCAGTTTAGAAGAACATTTTGGTACCTGTGGGGAGATCGCAAGGATTTCAGCTCCGAAGGATTATGACACTGGTGCTTCCAAGGGGTCTGGTAGTCTGTAG
- the LOC131229286 gene encoding probable indole-3-acetic acid-amido synthetase GH3.1 gives MAVEATISSSLGPAACEKDAKALQFIEEMTRNADAVQEKVLAEILSRNAATEYLQRYKLDGATDRDTFKSKIPVVTYEDLQPEIQRIANGDRSPILSAHPISEFLTSSGTSAGERKLMPTIPEELDRRQLLYSLLMPVMNLYVPDLNKGKGLYFLFIKSETKTPGGLLARPVLTSYYKSDHFKTRPYDPYNVYTSPNEAILCPDSFQSMYTQMLCGLYQRMEVLRVGAVFASGLLRAIRFLHLHWEELAHDVATGTLNPKITDSSIREAVSDLIKPNSELAQLITDECSGGNLDGIIRRIWPNTKYLDVIVTGAMAQYIPTLEYYSGGLPMACTMYASSECYFGLNLMPMSKPSDVSYTIMPNMGYFEFLLHESSSDQMCDPPPRLVDLADVEVGKEYELVITTYAGLCRYRVGDILRVMGFHNSAPQFKFIRRKNVLLSIDSDKTDESELQKAVENASELLRGFDASVVEYTSYADTKTIPGHYVIYWELLVKDPTKGPSEEVLNQCCLAMEESMNSVYRQGRAADHSIGPLEIRVVKNGTFEELMDYAISRGASINQYKVPRCVNFTPIMELLDSRVLSAHFSPACPKWTPERR, from the exons aTGGCTGTTGAAGCTACTATCTCATCATCTCTTGGGCCAGCGGCCTGCGAGAAAGATGCAAAGGCACTTCAATTCATCGAAGAGATGACTCGAAATGCCGATGCAGTTCAAGAGAAGGTACTGGCTGAAATATTGAGCAGAAACGCTGCAACCGAGTACCTTCAACGATACAAACTCGACGGGGCCACCGATCGGGACACGTTCAAATCAAAGATCCCAGTGGTCACCTACGAAGATCTTCAGCCTGAGATCCAACGCATTGCGAACGGAGACCGATCTCCAATCCTATCCGCTCATCCAATATCTGAGTTCCTCACAAG CTCTGGGACATCAGCTGGTGAAAGAAAGCTGATGCCGACGATTCCAGAAGAGCTGGATCGTCGACAGCTCCTCTACAGCCTTCTCATGCCTGTAATGAATCT CTATGTGCCGGACCTCAACAAGGGAAAGGGTCTGTATTTCTTGTTCATCAAATCAGAAACTAAGACTCCAGGAGGGCTACTGGCACGTCCAGTGCTAACTAGCTACTACAAGAGTGACCACTTCAAGACCAGGCCATATGATCCTTACAATGTCTACACTAGCCCTAACGAGGCCATCCTTTGCCCTGACTCTTTCCAAAGCATGTACACTCAAATGTTATGTGGCCTCTATCAAAGGATGGAAGTACTTCGAGTCGGTGCTGTGTTCGCGTCCGGCCTCCTCCGAGCCATTCGGTTCCTTCATCTACACTGGGAAGAATTGGCCCATGATGTTGCTACTGGGACTCTCAACCCCAAGATCACAGACTCTTCAATTCGAGAAGCTGTCTCGGATCTCATCAAACCAAATTCCGAACTCGCACAGCTCATCACCGATGAGTGCTCAGGTGGGAATTTGGATGGGATCATCAGGAGGATTTGGCCCAACACCAAGTATCTTGATGTTATTGTAACAGGTGCCATGGCTCAGTACATTCCCACCCTCGAATACTACAGTGGGGGTCTACCAATGGCTTGCACCATGTATGCCTCTTCAGAGTGCTACTTTGGTCTTAACCTCATGCCCATGTCGAAGCCCTCAGATGTCTCCTACACCATCATGCCCAACATGGGCTACTTTGAATTCCTCCTCCATGAATCATCCTCCGATCAGATGTGTGATCCACCTCCCCGTCTCGTTGATCTTGCCGATGTAGAAGTCGGCAAGGAGTACGAGCTCGTGATAACGACCTATGCAGGACTCTGCCGTTACCGAGTTGGCGACATACTCCGAGTCATGGGGTTCCATAACTCAGCCCCCCAATTCAAATTCATCAGGCGCAAGAACGTTCTCTTAAGCATAGACTCCGACAAGACCGACGAGTCCGAGCTGCAGAAGGCAGTGGAGAACGCATCAGAGCTCTTGCGTGGGTTTGACGCTAGTGTGGTGGAGTACACGAGCTATGCAGACACTAAAACAATCCCAGGACACTACGTGATTTACTGGGAGTTGCTGGTGAAAGACCCCACAAAGGGACCGAGTGAAGAAGTGTTGAATCAGTGTTGTTTGGCCATGGAAGAGTCGATGAACTCGGTGTACCGACAAGGACGAGCTGCAGACCACTCGATCGGGCCGTTGGAGATAAGGGTAGTGAAAAATGGGACTTTTGAGGAACTAATGGACTATGCTATCTCAAGGGGTGCATCGATTAACCAGTACAAAGTGCCAAGGTGCGTCAACTTCACGCCTATAATGGAGCTTCTTGACTCGAGAGTGCTGTCTGCTCATTTTAGCCCAGCTTGCCCCAAGTGGACTCCTGAACGACGCTAG